The bacterium sequence CCGACATCAAGGGGATCCACAGTTTTGCCGGTGAGGTCTTTCACACTGCGCGTTGGAACCACGACTACGATGTGGCCGGAAAACGCGTCGCGGTGATCGGCACAGGCGCGAGCGCCATACAAGTCGTTCCCGAGGTGGCCAAAGAAGTCGCGAAGCTCAGTGTCTTCCAACGCACCGCAGCCTGGGTCTTCCCGAAGCGCGACTATATCGTGAAAGAGAGCACGAAGAAGCGCTACCGGCAGTTCCCCTTCCTACAGCGCGCGGTCCGCTTGATCAAATACTGGATGAGTGAATTCGTGGGACCGTTCGTCATCCTCGACTCACCCAGGCTATCCGGAGTCTTTGAGCGGATCTCGGCGCGCCACCTCGACTCGAGCGTCGTGGATGCAACGATCCGCGAGAAGCTGCGCCCCGACTTCCAGTTCGGCTGCAAGCGGCTCTTGATCTCCGACGACTACTATCCCGCTTTCAATCGTGACAACGTCGAACTCGTTACGTCCGGGATCGAGGAGATTCACGCCAATTCGATCGAAACTGCGGATGGTGTCGACCATCCCATCGACGCGCTGATCCTCGCTACCGGCTATCAACTCGGTCTGGCCACGGCACCGTTTCCGATCATCGGACGCGATGGGCGCTCGCTCGACGACGCCTGGTCCGACGGTGCCGTCGCCTACAAGGGCGTCAGCGTCTCGGGCTTCCCGAACTGGTTCATCATCATGGGGCCGAACACCGGACCGGGGCACACATCGGTGCTCGTCTACACCGAGGCGCAAATCCGTCACGCGTTGCAGGCGATTCGCAAGATGATCGCCGAGGACATCAAGACCGTAGAGGTCAAGCAAGATGTGCAGGACACCTACAACACTGGCCTGCAGAAGCGCATGAAGCACACGGTCTGGACCTCGGGCTGCAGTAGCTGGTACCTCAACGAAGACGGTTCGAACCACTCGCTGTACCCGGGCCTGGCGTTCGAATACGTGCTTCGAGTGCGGAACTTCAAGCCGGCGGACTATCAGATCGTTCCGAGCTGATTGCGCGCTCCCGCAGTGCTGGGAGCAAGTCGATGAACTCGTCCGCTCCGACGAACTCGAGGACCTGCTTCCAGATCGGGATCAGTGACGGAGCCTAACTGCTCATGCGTTCGGGTCCGTTTTCGGGATCGAGAACGAGCCGCCGCGCGCCTGATCTTCGACACCCTCACGCTCCACGATATCGCGGCCGTAGGCGAGTATGGCGGGGATCTCGTCATCCGAGAGTGCTGGCAGGTATTTCTTGCGCTCAAGGGCCTTCTTGATGTACGGAGCCAGCTCCGCCTGCTTCTTGCGCTCGCGCTCTTCCTCGTTCTCCTTGAAGGTGGGCATCACCTCCCTGGCGAAGAGTTCGAGGGATTCGCAGATGTGCTCGTGGCGGTTCTTGCCGCCCTGCTGGATGAAGATCACCTGATCTACCCCAGCGTCCGCAAAGCCCTGTAGGTGCTCGCGCATCTGGTCGGGTGTGCCGATTCCGCGATTTGCTCCCTCGTCGGGGATCGTGTCGCGCGCCTGTTCGAAAGCCTGCCAGATATCGGTTCGTCCCGGCGTGTGGGCACCGAAAAGATAGTGGTGTCCGAGTGCAAAACCGAAGAAGCGGAAGCCGTCCATGCCTCGCCGCTTGGCTTCTTCGGCATCCTCGTGACACGAGAAACCCGTGACCATGGCGATGTTCGCATTGACTGTGTGACCGATGGGAACGCACTCGTTCTTGATGATGTCGTAGTACTCCGAGACCCATTTCTTGGCGTCGCTCTGGTCCACGAAGGAGAACGTGAGCGCTCCCATGCCGTTTCGGGCAGCTTCGTGGATCGTCTCGCGGTTCGAACACGCCAGCCAGAGGGGCGGGTGCGGACGCTGTACCGGCTTGGGCACCACGTTCCGACACGGCATCGAGAAGTACTCGCCCTCGTATCCCGGGTAGGGATCCATAGCGAGCATATTGGCAGTCTGCTCGGTCATCTCGCGCCACATCTCGCGCTTGGTCTCGGCCGTCCACTCGATATTGAAGCCCTCGAGTTCTGCTCGCGATGCCGATTCCCCGGTGCCGAACTCGACCCGGCCATTGGAAACCAGATCGAGGGTGGCGATTCGCTCAGCCACGCGGGCGGGTTGGTTGTAGCCCGGTAGCATCAGCACGATCCCGTGGCCTAGCCGGATCTGCTGGGTGCGTTGAGAGCACGCTGCGAGGAAGACCTCGGGCGCTGCAGAGTGGGAGTACTCGTCCAGAAAGTGGTGCTCGACCTCCCATGCGTAGTCGATCCCGAGTTTGTCGGCGAGTTCGACCTGATCGAGTGCTTCCTGGAACATCTTCTGTTCCGAATTGGGGCCCCAGGGGCGCGGAAGCTGGTGTTCGTAGAAAATTCCGAACTTCATCTTTCCATTCCTCCAATGGTCTCGTCGAAATCGCTGAACAACAAGGCACCCTTCTGCTGCTGACGAATCTGCAACGCCAGAGCGCGCCCCTGGCGAATCAACGTGCGGGCCAGAGTTCCCGGCCATGGGGCGGGCAAGAGTTCGAGTGGGAGAAGGGGATCGGGATCGAAGATGCGCGAGAAATCGACGCCCATTCGCAGCGTATGCTGCACGAAACGGCCGTCTGAAAGAGCCATGTTGTAGTCGCGCATGTTCTTGAGCCTGGGAACCATTTCAGAGTACCGCTGGTTCAACTCGTGATAACGCTGCGCAAGATCCCGAAGCGACCAGAGCATTTCGGCGATGGTTTCCGGATCTCGAGTACCGGCGATCTCCAGGTCCCGCGTGCTCATCAGGCTGATGTAGCCCGCCACTTCGAGACGCTTGGCCTCGGCCATCACATCGGGTTCCCACGGGTGGGCACACACATAGAGTCCGCCCTGGATCGGTGCCCCGCCGAGTTTTCGAAGCCGTGTCCGGAAGCTGTCTCGCAGAGTTCGACGCGACTCGGGAATCGCAAAGCCGACCAGATGCCAGTTGCCGTCCCAGGGTCGTTCACCGCGGTCCTGCAGATAGGCGAGCTTTATCCGGTTCCTACCCTTTTGCAGCTTTTCCAACCCGAGTTCGGTCAGGGCGAAATGGGTCCACCTGCCGCTACCGGAGCGACTGAGGATTCCCTTTGCCACCAGCCGCCGCAGGCAGGAACGCAGCCGTTCCGAAGTGATTCCACAGGCTTCCGCCACCGGGTTGAGTTCGGAGACGAGCAGTTTCCCGTCATTCCGGATCATTCCCAGGACCAAAGCTCTGGTCGGAAATAACTCGATCGTAGAAGACACGACCAAATTCTCGCACGATTGGAATTCTTGTCAATTCCAGATCCGAAGCGAGTTACCAGGCCTGGATTCGGCTCTTGCGCAGGGGCCCGACCGATATCGCGCAACCAGAGATCGCTGTCGTCTTCGGGCAGGCAGTAGATTGTGGCGCCCGCACACAGTCTCGATTGACTCGACATCGCGATCGACGCCTTGTCCAGGACGGCCACGCGTTCGACTCCCGCTTCGCGTGCGCTGATGGCCGCCCATAGACCGGCGAAGCCGCTGCAGACGATCAGCGGGTCCGTCTCGATGCGCTCGGTCTTCAATGAGTCCGAAATCGTGGGCGCCGCTCTTTGTGCAGGCCCGGGTCGCTCCCCGTTCGCTACTCGCCGAATCTCTCGCTCAGCCGCTGGGCAAGGGCCTGCTTCCAGTCTTCCATGGGTTGGAAGTCCGGAGTGCCCTTGTACTTTGCTTCGGTCTGCGCCGTGAGTTCGTCTTCGCTCAAAGAGAGATCCAGGGGATCGACTACTGGCTGGCGAACGTGCCACGGCGTATCGACGAAACACTCGATGCCATTGCCTTCGGGATCCGGGAAGTAGACCGACCAGCCGCGTCCGTGGCTGATGGGCATGAAGCGCGTGACACCGGCCTTTTCGGCGGCAGTCTTCATGGCGCGGAGTTCATCCAGACTCTTCACGTGGAAGGAGAGCTGGTTCACCACGCCGGCCTCTATCCCGCCGTCCTGGCGGCCTTCGACCAGAGCAATCTGGTGATGTTCCTCCGGGTCGGAACTCAGGAAGACGATCTCGGGATTACCCGGAAGGGGGAGCTTGCCGCGGTCGGTGATCTCGAGACCCATGAGTTCGGTGTAGAAGCTCACCATCACCTCCATGTTGTGGACGTGAATGCCGATGTGGCTGAAGTAAGTTCGGGGGACTGTGGCCATGAGTTCTACTCCTTGATTCCTGGTTTGACTTCCAGGGAACTTGTTAGGTGTTCTGAAAGACGAAAAGCGTCAAGACGTTTCCAGTGGTTCTCTGGCAATGCGCGCCGCTTCCTCCGGAGGAACTCCAAGTCCGCGCAGGATGAATTCCGCCGCGATCTCGGCGGCATCCTCGTCCAGTCTGTTCTGATTCCACGCGGTGAGCACTCCGATCATCGCTCCGTCGATCAAGCTCCAGGCGGTGGTCCGACTCCTGACCTGGAAGCGACCACTGGCCAGGCCGCGGTTCATATCGTCGAGTGGGGGCGCGCCCATTCCTTCCCCCAGATTGCGGAAGGGGGTTCCCGAATGAAATACGCACCAGTTCCACAGCGGATCGCCGTGGATCGTGCGCAGCGCGATGCGGATACCGGTGGCCAGGCGCAGGGCCGGGTCTTGGTTGCCGTCTGCGACCCGGTCGACCTGCTCGTGAATGGAACTGGCCCGTTCGTCGATCAGGGGACGCAACACATCGGCCTTGCTCTCGAAATGCAGGTAGAAGGTGCCATGGCCGACGTCCGCAGCATCCGTGATGTCCGAGATGGTGACTTCCTCGACTCCGCGCTCGCTCATGAGCTGCGCTGCGGCTTCGAGGATTCGGGCCCGGGTTCGCTGGCGCCGCCGCTGGCTGCGGGTGGTCGGCGCCTTTTCGCTGATGGCTGTCTTCACGATTGAATTATGACAAAATTCATGGTTGACGCAAGTCAGTTTATGACTATAGTCAGTATTTCAATATTACGGAGATCCTGACATGAAGCTCGAAGACGTCATTCCCGCGGCCCGTGCGCTCTTGCCAGCCATAGCCGAGCGGGCAGAGAAGACCGAAGAAGCCCGGAGTCTCCTGCCCGATACGGCTCGCGAAATGCGCGACGCCGGTATGTTCAAACTCCTTCAACCGCGAGCTTTTGGCGGATATGAGCTGGATCCGGTTGCGCTCATCAGGGCCAGTGTGGAGCTCGCTCAGGGCTGCGGTTCAACCGGCTGGTGCCTCGGAGTTCTCGCGGTCCACAATTGGATGCTGGGTCTCTACGATCGCCAAGCTCAGGAAGATGTCTGGGGAGAGGACCCGGATACGCTGCTAGCTGCCTCTTTCGCGCCCACAGGCACGGCCGAGCGCGTGGCCGACGGCATCCGGATCAGCGGCCGCTGGTCCTTCGCGAGCGGGGTGGATGCATCCAGTTGGATGATGGTCGGCGCCCAGGTTCCCTCGGACTCTCCCGTCCCGGACCTGCGCCTATTCCTCGTACCCCAGGATCAGTACCGCATCGACGACAACTGGCACGTCAGCGGTCTCGCCGGAACGGGCAGCAAGGACGTCGTGATCGATGGAGCGATTGTTCCCGATTA is a genomic window containing:
- a CDS encoding NAD(P)/FAD-dependent oxidoreductase, which encodes MQASSTPDFPIAILGAGFAGLGMGIQLKKAGILSFVIIEREDDVGGTWRDNTYPGCACDVPSDVYSYSFELNPDWSRAFSPWDEIRDYLRDCTDKYKLRDHMRLGVAVNEARFDEEAGFWNLSLSDGSTVTARAVVSGLGGLVDPAYPDIKGIHSFAGEVFHTARWNHDYDVAGKRVAVIGTGASAIQVVPEVAKEVAKLSVFQRTAAWVFPKRDYIVKESTKKRYRQFPFLQRAVRLIKYWMSEFVGPFVILDSPRLSGVFERISARHLDSSVVDATIREKLRPDFQFGCKRLLISDDYYPAFNRDNVELVTSGIEEIHANSIETADGVDHPIDALILATGYQLGLATAPFPIIGRDGRSLDDAWSDGAVAYKGVSVSGFPNWFIIMGPNTGPGHTSVLVYTEAQIRHALQAIRKMIAEDIKTVEVKQDVQDTYNTGLQKRMKHTVWTSGCSSWYLNEDGSNHSLYPGLAFEYVLRVRNFKPADYQIVPS
- a CDS encoding LLM class flavin-dependent oxidoreductase, which produces MKFGIFYEHQLPRPWGPNSEQKMFQEALDQVELADKLGIDYAWEVEHHFLDEYSHSAAPEVFLAACSQRTQQIRLGHGIVLMLPGYNQPARVAERIATLDLVSNGRVEFGTGESASRAELEGFNIEWTAETKREMWREMTEQTANMLAMDPYPGYEGEYFSMPCRNVVPKPVQRPHPPLWLACSNRETIHEAARNGMGALTFSFVDQSDAKKWVSEYYDIIKNECVPIGHTVNANIAMVTGFSCHEDAEEAKRRGMDGFRFFGFALGHHYLFGAHTPGRTDIWQAFEQARDTIPDEGANRGIGTPDQMREHLQGFADAGVDQVIFIQQGGKNRHEHICESLELFAREVMPTFKENEEERERKKQAELAPYIKKALERKKYLPALSDDEIPAILAYGRDIVEREGVEDQARGGSFSIPKTDPNA
- a CDS encoding transcriptional regulator, which produces MSSTIELFPTRALVLGMIRNDGKLLVSELNPVAEACGITSERLRSCLRRLVAKGILSRSGSGRWTHFALTELGLEKLQKGRNRIKLAYLQDRGERPWDGNWHLVGFAIPESRRTLRDSFRTRLRKLGGAPIQGGLYVCAHPWEPDVMAEAKRLEVAGYISLMSTRDLEIAGTRDPETIAEMLWSLRDLAQRYHELNQRYSEMVPRLKNMRDYNMALSDGRFVQHTLRMGVDFSRIFDPDPLLPLELLPAPWPGTLARTLIRQGRALALQIRQQQKGALLFSDFDETIGGMER
- a CDS encoding FAD-binding protein; its protein translation is MKTERIETDPLIVCSGFAGLWAAISAREAGVERVAVLDKASIAMSSQSRLCAGATIYCLPEDDSDLWLRDIGRAPAQEPNPGLVTRFGSGIDKNSNRARIWSCLLRSSYFRPELWSWE
- a CDS encoding glyoxalase, with amino-acid sequence MATVPRTYFSHIGIHVHNMEVMVSFYTELMGLEITDRGKLPLPGNPEIVFLSSDPEEHHQIALVEGRQDGGIEAGVVNQLSFHVKSLDELRAMKTAAEKAGVTRFMPISHGRGWSVYFPDPEGNGIECFVDTPWHVRQPVVDPLDLSLSEDELTAQTEAKYKGTPDFQPMEDWKQALAQRLSERFGE
- a CDS encoding helix-turn-helix transcriptional regulator, coding for MKTAISEKAPTTRSQRRRQRTRARILEAAAQLMSERGVEEVTISDITDAADVGHGTFYLHFESKADVLRPLIDERASSIHEQVDRVADGNQDPALRLATGIRIALRTIHGDPLWNWCVFHSGTPFRNLGEGMGAPPLDDMNRGLASGRFQVRSRTTAWSLIDGAMIGVLTAWNQNRLDEDAAEIAAEFILRGLGVPPEEAARIAREPLETS